The Amycolatopsis sp. QT-25 genomic sequence GCTCCAGCGTGCCCAGGTCCTTTTCGGCGAAAGCGGCGTACGCGGAACCGTAGGTGTACGCGTGCAGGGCTTCGGCGGGTGTGAGCCGCTCATCGGGACCCAGCACGACGCCGGAGGCGGTCTTCCTCCGCACCATGTCGGCCAGCGCGAGCAGCGGGGCGCCCTCGACGACCGGGCGGTCGGAACTGGCGGGCAGCACACATCCCACGTCGAGCAGGCTCTTGAGCCGGTAACACCACGGTTCGCGCTCGGGGCCGAGCGCGGCCCGCATCCCGTCGCCGATCTCGTTGACGAACCGGCCCTGCGGCGAGGCGATGAGCCCCAGCGACGCCAGCCGCTTCAGCTCCTCCGGCCGCAGCACCGCGCAGTGCTCGACGCGGTGGCGGTGATCAGGCCGCGGGTCGGCCTTGAGCGCGGCCTCGTAGGCGTCGAGGACGACGGTGATCGCGCGGTCGCCGATGGCGTGCGTGGCGATCTGCCAGCCGGCCTTGTGCGCGGCGGCGATCGTCCGCGCGATCTCGTCCTCGGGCACCTGGAAGTAGCCGACGTTGTCCGGCTCGCCCGCGAACGGCTCGTGCATCGCGCAGGTCCGGCCGATCAGCGAACCGTCGGCGAACAGTTTCATCGCGCCGATCCGCAGCCATTCGTCGCCGAAACCGGTGCGCATCCCCAGGTCGAGCCCATACAGCGCTGATGGCTCCTCGGCGGGAAAGCGGGCACCGGCGTCCAGGTCGTGGAGCACGCTCGCCGCGACCATCACCGTGCTCCGCACCCGCAGCACACCGCGATCGCGCGCCAGCTGGTACGCGGCGAGTTCGGCGGGGGTCTCCCCCACCAGCCCCCCGCCGATCCCGGCCTCCTGGACGCTCGTGATGCCTTCGGCCAGGTACCGCTCGCTCGCCCGGTCCAGGCCGCGGACGACGGTCTCGACCGGTGTCGGGTAGGTCAGCGGCCGCAGCATGAGCTGGGCCTGTTCGGCGAGCAGCCCGGTCGGCGAGCCGTCCTCGTCGCGGACGACGTCGCCGCCCACGGGCACGTTCGGCAGGTCCAGCCGCTCCAGCACCGCGGAGTTGACCACGGTCATGTGCCCGGACGTGTGCTTGAGCCGCACGAGATGGCCGGGAGCGGCGCGGTCGAGCCCCTGCCGCGTCGGATGGCCGCCGGCGAGCTTGTTCTGGTCGTAGCCGCTGCCGATGATCCAGCCGCCCGGCGGCGTTTCGGCCGCGCGCCGCGCGACGGCGTCGTACACCTCGTCGACGCTGCGGCAAGCCGAGAGCGCGACGTCGTCGAGCGCCATGCCGAACCAGGCCATGTGGTTGTGCGCGTCGTGGAAACCGGGCACCACCACCGAGCCGCCGAGGTCGACGCGGTGCTTGGCGGAAAGCGCAGAAAGCGCGGAAGCGTCCTCGCCCAACGCCACAATCCGTCCGTGCAGCACCGCGAGCGCCGCGAATTCCTCCCTGCCGGTGAGGAATCGGGCGTGCTCGTAGACCGTGTCGACCCGCATGGATTCGACCCTATCGATCGATCGATCGGTCGTCTAGGCTCGGCGTCATGAGCACCGTGGACTACGCAACCGACGACGGCATCGCGGTCCTGTGGCTGAACCGCCCGGAGCGACTCAACGCGGTGGTCGCCGAACTGATCGACGACCTGCTGGAGGCACTCGACGCGGCCGCCCGCTCCGACGCGCGGGCGGTGGTGCTCGCGGGGCGAGGACGGGCGTTCTGCGCCGGTCACGATCTCAAGGAGCCCACCCCCGAGGGTGACTCACGCCGGCGGCTCGACCGGCTACAGGACGTGACACGTCGCCTGCGCGGGCTCCGCCAGCCCGTGATCGCCGCGGTCCACGGTTACGCGATCGGCGCGGGCGCCGAGTTCGCGATGGGCTGCGACCTGATCCTCGCCGCCGAAGACGCGGTGTTCGCCTTCCCCGAGGTCTCGCTGGGCCTGAGCGTCACCGGCGCGGCGTCGCGCCTGCTACCGCTGCTGGTCGGCCCGCTCAAGGCCAAGGAACTCCTGCTGCTGGGCGAACGGGTGAGTGGCACCAAGGCCCGGGAACTCGGCCTGGTCAACGCCACCCTGCCCGCCGACGACCTGATGGACACCGCGCTCGCGTGGGCGGCCAGGATCGCGGCGCATCCGGCGGCCGCGGCCACGATGGCCAAACGCGCCCTCGATTCCGGCATCGACGGTTCGCTCGACGCCGCGCTCGAACTCGAAGTCAGTCACGCGCTGATCACCGAACACTCCGCCGAGGTCGCCGCCTCGGCCGAGGCCTTCCGGAACCGGACATGACCTCGCTCGCCGGGATCGACACCCTCCTCGGGCTGACCACCAGGGCCGCCGCCCGCTGGCCGGACAAGACGGCGTGGATCTTCGACTCCACCGGTGAGAGCTTCACGTTCGCCGACGTCGACGCGCGCAGCACGGAGTTCGCCCGCGCGCTGCTGGCGCTGGGCGTGAAGCCGGGTGACAGGGTCGCGGTGATGCTCCGCAACCAGCCCGAATTCCCGTTGCTGTGGCTGGCCTTGGCCAAGATCGGCGGCGTGCTCGTCCCGGTCAACACCGGGTACCGCGAGTTCGACGGCGCCCACGTGCTCCGGCATTCCGGCGCCAGGTTCGCCGTCGCGGCCGAGGAATTCCTGGAGCTGCTGGCCGGTATCGCGCCGGAGACAGCGTTGGAACGCGTGCTCACGCCCGGCGAACTGACCGGTGGCGGGGCCACCCCGGATTTCGCGAGCGAAGGCGAACGCCCGGTCAACATCCAGTACACCTCGGGCACCACCGGCGCGCCCAAGGGCTGCGTACTGCCGAACCGGTACTGGACGACCTTGGCGATCAGCCTGGCCACGGACTTCCCCATGGTCGGCGCCGACGACGTCGTCCTGACCGCGCAACCGTTCCACTACATCGATCCACAGTGGAACGTCGCGCTGGGGCTCGCGGGCGGCGCGACACTGGTGGTGCTCGACCGCTTCCACCCGTCCACGTTCTGGGCGAAGGTCCGCGAACACGGCGTCACCTGGTTCTACTGCCTCGGCCTGATGCCCACCCTCCTGCTGCGTCAGCCGGAAAGCGAGCTGGACAAGGCACACCAGGTCCGCGCGATCTGCGCCTCGGCCATCCCCCGTGACCTGCACGCCACACTCGAAGCACGCTGGGGCGCGCCGTGGTACGAGGCCTTCGGCATGACCGAGACCGGCGGTGACATCCGGATGTACCCCGCGGACCACGAGGAGACGGTCGGCACCGGGTGCCTCGGCAGGCCCGCGCCCACGCGTGAGGTGATGATCGCGGACACGGCCGGGAAACCACTGCCCCGAGGGGAAACCGGTGAGCTGCTGATCCGCGGGGTCGGCCTGATGCACGGGTACCACGACGACCCCGAGGCGACCAGGCGCGCGTTCGACGACGGCTGGTTCCACACCGGTGATCTGGCCACAATGGACGCCGAGGGCCGCGTCTACTACGTGGGCCGCACCAAGGACATGATCCGCCGCAGCGGTGAGAACATCTCCGCCGACGAGGTCGAGCGGGCATTGCAGCTGCATCCGGCGGTCAAGCTCGCCGCCGTCATCGCGGTGCCGGACGACATCCGCGGCGAGGAGGTCAAGGCGTATCTCGTCCTCGACGAAAACGAGGGACACCGGTGCGAACCGGCCGAGCTCGCGGAGTTCTGCTCGGCGAAGCTGGCCTACTTCAAGGTTCCCCGGTTCTGGGCGCTCGTGGCGGAACTGCCGATGACGCCGTCGGAACGGGTCGCGAAGGGCGAACTGAAGAAGGCGGAGGACCTGCGCGCGGGTTCCTGGGACAGGGTCACCGGGACATGGCTCTGAACATGGACTCCCGGCGGGGCAGCGACCCTCGGCGAGAAAGGGGACCGCGAGCCGTGAACACCCGCGAAAGAGTCCGGCAGGCCGCGGTGAAACTGTTCGCCACCAAGGGGTTCCACGGCACCGGCATCCGGGATCTGGCGCTGGCGGCGGAGCTGTCCTCCGCCAGCCTCTACCACTACATGGGCACCAAAGAGGACCTGCTGGTGGCCATCATGAACGAGTCGCTGCGGCGGTTGCTCGACGCGGCCGAGCAGGCGACCGCCGGGCTCACCGATCCCGTGTCGCGGCTCGGCTCCCTGGTCGCGCTGCACGTGCTCGCCCACGCCATTCAGCCGGATGACACCCGCGTGGTGGACAACGAGGTCCACGCCCTCACCCCCGGCGCCAGGGCCGGGGTGGTCGGCCTGCGCGACGCCTACGAAAGGCTGTGGGCGGACGCCATCGAAGACGGGGTCGCGGTGGGCGTCTTCCGCACCGATCAGCCTTCGGTCACCCGGCTCGCGCTGGTGGAGATGTGCAGCGGGGTCGCGCGCTGGTACTCGCCGAGCGGGCCGCTCACCCTGGACCAGCTGGCCGTCCATTACGCGGAACTGGCGCTGCGGGCGCTCGCCTCCGAACGCCGGCTGGACCGCGCGGCGCTGCAAAACTGCCGTGAAGTGGTCTCAAGAGTGTGGCGAGTGCCCGTTTAGCGGCGACTTTAGGTCCGTACGCCTTGCTCAGACGGCTTGTCTGAGGGACGCTCGAAGGGTGACTGAGCAAACGATCCAACTCGAACTGGACGACTCGGGTCTCTCGCCGGCGTTGCCGGTGCCTTCGAACCCCCGTGATCAGGTGCAGGACGTCCCCTACCGCCCGGTGGGATTCCGGGACGACGACCTGCCCACGGCGCTCGAACGGTGCGCGACATGGCTACGCCAGGCTCAGGAGTGGCTCGGGGAACCGGTCGATGTGCTGGCCGTCCATCTCGACTACGACGACCGCCAGGGTTCGCCGTACTACGACGTGAAACTTCTCTGCAACGAGGAGGACCTCGCCGGGGTCCCGATCGCGATGCGGAATCAGAAGGACGAGGACGAGGACTAGCGAGACCGACGCAATGAAGGGGCCTTTCATCGCGAAATTTGCGATGAAAGGCCCCTTCATTGCGCGTGGCGGGTGCCCGCGTGGGTCGAGTGGGTCGTGCGTGCCGATTCGGGTTCTGACCCGAATCGGCACGCACGACCACCTGTACCCACGTCTCAGCCCAGGGTGCCCCCGACCTTGACGTGTCCCTTGAGCAGGTTGCGCGCGATGGTCCGGCGCTGGATCTCGTCGGTGCCCTCGTAGATCCGCAGCAGCCGCAGTTCGCGGTACCAGCGCTCGACCGGCAGTTCCCGCGTGTAGCCCATCCCGCCGTGGATCTGCAGGACGCGGTCGACGATCTCGTTCGCCTTCACGCCGCCGTACAGCTTCGCCATCGACTGCGCGTGCCGCGAGTCCAGCTTCCGGTCGACCTGCCAGGCGGCGTGCAGCACCAGCCAGCGCAGGGCCTCCAGTTCGGTGCCGGAGTCCGCGATCATCCACTGGATGGCCTGGCGCTCGGCGATTTTCTGCCCGAACGTCTCCCGCGTGTTGGCGTGCTCGATCGCCATCGAGATCAACCGCTCGCAGGAGCCGATCGCGCGGGCGGGCAGCAGGTAGCGGCCTGCCCCGATCCACTGCATGGCCAGGTCGAACCCGTGGCCGAGCTCACCGAGGATCTGCGTCTCCGGCACGCGGACGTCCTCGAAGACCAGCGCGGCAGGCCCCCATTCGCCCATGGTGTCGATGTACTCGGACTTCCAGCCCGCGTCGCGGTCGACGAGGAAGCAGGTGACGCCGCCGTTCGCGCCCTTCTCCGGGTCGGTGATCGCGAAGACCATCACGAAGTCGGCCTCGTTGCCGCCGGTGATGAAGGTCTTCTCGCCGTTGATCACCCAGTCGGTGCCGTCCTTGCGGGCCGAGGTCCGGATGGCCTTGGCGTCCGAACCCGCGCCGGGTTCGGTGATCGCGAAGCACGATTTGCGCTCGCCCGAGATCGTCGGGAGCAGATAGCGCTCCTTCTGCTCGTCGTTGGCGTAGTACAGGATGTTGTCCGCCGAGCCGCCGAAGCGGAACGGCACGAACGTGCGGCCGAGTTCGGCTTCCAGCAGCGCGGTCATCACCGCCGACAGGCCCATGCCGCCGTACTCCTCGGGCGTCTGCACACCCCAGAAGCCGGACTCCTTGGCCTTCAGCTGGAGTTCGCGCAGCTCGTCGGAGGTCAGGCCGGGCTGTCCGGCGCGTTCGCGGCGCAGCACTTCCTGCTCACGCGGCATCAGATCGCGCTGGACGAAGGTGCGCACCCAGTCGCGTACCTCGCGTTCCTCGACGCTCAGAGAGAAATCCATGGTCAGCCCGCTCCCGTTCGACAGTGACCCAGCGCTGACTAAGCGCTCGCTTAGTTCAGCGTACCGCGTCGCTTGTCGTTCGCCGAGGAGTTGTCATAAGTTTTCGCAACCTGTTCCCGTCCCGGCGAAGGGCACCCATGAGCACGGCAGTACCCGCCACGAAGCGGGATCGCACCCACTACCTCTATCTGGCGGTCATCGCGGCGGTGGTGCTCGGCATCGCCGTCGGCATCCTGTTCCCCGCCCTCGGCAAGGAACTGAAGCCGCTCGGGACCGGGTTCGTGAACCTGATCAAGATGATGATCTCGCCGATCATCTTCTGCACGATCGCGCTCGGCGTCGGCTCGGTGGCGAAGGCCGCGAAGGTCGGCCGCGTCGGCGGGCTCGCGCTCGGCTACTTCCTGATCATGTCGACGGTCGCGCTGGTCATCGGCCTGGTCGTCGGCAACATCCTGCAGCCCGGCAGCGGACTGCACCTGACCCCGGAGATCGCCGAAAAGGGCCAAGGCCAGATCGCCAAGAGCGAGGGCACCGTCGAATTCCTCCTCGGGATCATCCCGAAGACGCTGGTCTCGGCGTTCACCGAGGGCGAGGTGCTGCAGACGCTGCTGGTCGCCCTGCTCGCCGGGTTCGCGTTGCAGAAACTCGGCACGAAGGGCGAGCCGATCCGCCGCGGCATCGAGCACATCCAGCGGCTCGTGTTCCGGATCCTCGCGATGATCATGTGGGCGGCCCCGGTCGGCGCGTTCGGCGCGATCGCCGCCGTCGTCGGCGAGACCGGCTGGAAGGCACTGCAGAGCCTCGCGGTGATCATGCTCGGCTTCTACCTCACCTGCGCGCTGTTCGTGTTCGTGGTTTTGGGGCTGATCCTCGGCCTGCTCGCCAGGGTCAACATCTTCAAGCTGCTGAAATACCTCGGCCGCGAGTTCCTGCTGATTCTTTCGACGTCGTCCTCCGAGTCGGCGCTGCCGCGGCTGATCGCGAAGATGGAGCACGCCGGCGTCTCCAAACCCGTGGTCGGCATCACCGTGCCGACCGGGTACTCGTTCAACCTCGACGGCACCGCGATCTACCTGACGATGGCGTCCATCTTCATCGCCGACGCGCTCGACAAACCGTTGACCATCGGCGAGCAGATCTCCTTGCTGGTGTTCATGATCATCGCCTCGAAGGGTGCCGCCGGGGTCACCGGCGCGGGGCTCGCGACGCTGGCCGGGGGATTGTCCTCGCACCGGCCGGAACTGGTGGACGGCGTCGGGTTCATCGTCGGCATCGACCGGTTCATGTCCGAGGCCCGCGCGCTGACGAATTTCGCGGGCAACGCCGTCGCGACCGTGCTGATCGGCACCTGGACCAACGAGATCGACCGCGAGCAGCTCGACCGGACGCTCGACGGCCGATCGCCGTTCGACGAAGCGACGCTGCTCGACGAAAACGCGAGTGATCCCGGTGCGGGATCGAGTGAAGACGCTACTCAACCGAACACTCGATGATCGGGTGCGGGATCAGGTGAAGACGCCACTCAACGAACACTCGATGATCGGGTGCGGGATCAGGTAAAGACGCCACTCAACGAACACTCGATGATCGGGTGCGGGATCAGGTAAGAAGGACACGTGATCGAATGTGCGGTCCGCTGGTCCCCGCCCCTGCCCGCCGAACCCCGGTTCCTGGCCTTGCTCGACGAGCTGGAGCAAGGCCGGTACGGGAACTACCGCCAGGACATCGACAAACGCCGGTTCCTGACCGGTCGCGTCCTGGCGAAGACCGTCGCCGCCGAGCGGCTCGGCCTGGCCGTCGAGGACGTGAGCTTCGACGCGACCTGCGATGACTGCGGAAAACCACACGGCCGCCCCAGTGTCCCCGGTGCGCCGCTGATGTTGTCGATCTCGCATTCCGGCGACCTCATCGGCGTCGCGGCCACCGCCGGGACACCGGTCGGCCTCGACGTCGAGACGGCCACCAGGCGTGCCGAGGACTCGCTCATGGAGTACGCGCTGACCCCCGCCGAGCTGGCCGCGATCTCCGGGCTCGCCGACGACGAACGCGCGACGGCGTTCTTCACCTATTGGACGCGCAAGGAAGCGGTCATGAAGGCCACCGGAAAGGGCCTCAAGATCCCGCTGCAGAGCATCACGTTCTCCGGCTACGACGAGCGGGCGCGGCTGGTCCGGTCGAGCCACCAGGCCCTCGACCCGGACCGGACCCGGCTCGCGGACCTGAAGGCCGCCGAAGGCTACCGAGCCGCCGTCGCGCTGCTGACCTCGGACGACATCTCGGTCACCGAAGCCTTCGCGACCCTCTGACTCCGCTGTACGCCCCCAATCACGCGAGTGCGCCCTCCAATCCCGCCGGCGACGCGTGAAAGGCCCCCTCACCGCGTCCAGCGCAGGCAAGCGGCGGCACCGAGCGCCCCGAACGCCCGCAATTCGTCACCTGCTTGCAGGTGACGAATTGCGGGCAGTGCTAGCTCTCCAGGCCCATGGCGGCCAGCAGGGTGCGGAACTTCGCCGAGGTCTCGTCGAGTTCGGCCCGCGGGTCGGACGCGGGCACGATGCCGCCGCCGGCGTACAGCCGCATGGAGGTGTCGGCGATCTCCGCGCACCGGATCCCCACGGCCCATTCGCCGTCCCCGGCCGCGTCGACCCAGCCGACGGCGCCCGCGTAGTACGCGCGGTCGAACGGCTCGAGTTCCCGCACCAGCGCGCGGGCGGCGGCGGTCGGCGTACCGCAGACGGCGGGTGTCGGGTGCAACGCGGCGGCGAGGTCCAACGCGGTGATGTGCTGGTCGAGCAGCTCACCGGTCACGGTGGTCGAGAGGTGCCAGATCGCCGGCGTGGAGACGAGTTCGGGGCCGCGGACGTCGAGCGTGCGGCAGAACGGCCGCAGGGTCTCCACGACGGACTCCACCACCACGGCGTGTTCGACGTGGTCCTTTTCGGACGCCAGCAGTGCCGCACCGTTCGCCTTGTCGATCGCCGGGTCCGCCGACCGGGGCATCGACCCGGCGTGCGGCCGGGACAAGACAGCCCCGCCGGTGCGGGACAGCAGGAGCTCGGGGGTGGCGCCGACCAGCGTGCGCCCGCCGGGCAGCCGCGCGGCGTACGTGGTGTGCCGAGGGTTTCCGTTCGCCAGGTTCCGGACGACGTCGGCGACCGGAACGGCCGCGGAGAAGTCGAGATCGAGCGCGCGGGCCAGGACGACCTTGCGCAGGTCCCGGTCGCCCAGCGCCGAGACGGCCGCGCGGACGGCGGCCAGATGCGCCTCCGGCTCGGGCACGGGAGTGACCTTGACCGGCTGCGGAAGCGCGGTGCGCGATGGGACGGCCGCGTGCTCGGACGTCGCGCGACGGACCGCACGGGGCAGGACCAGGTGCCCCGGCAGCGAGGTGGTGTCGAAGGGCAGCACACCGACCGCGATCGACGAGCCCGAGTCGGCGAACAGCCCGGGGAGCGCCCCGGAGAGCCGCGCCGGATCGGTGTCGGTCGCGGTGGCCGCGGTCCCGCTCGCGAGAAGCGCGTGCCGCGCCGTGGCCAGGAGGAAGTCGCCCCGCTCGTAGCGGGCGACCAGGTCTGCCGGGGTCGCCGGTGCGGTACTGGTCGTCACCCCACCAGCGTCCCAGGCTCCGGCTGAGACCAGGGAAAAGTGTTGTCCGGGCAACAGCCTCGCGAACAACACCTTCCCCCGGGCAACCCTGTGACCTGGGCGGAAGCGTTACTTCAGCGCCTCGAGAAGGGCCTCGCGCTGCCGCTCGCCCAGTCCGGCGGCACGCCGGTCCGGGTCGATCCCGGCCTGCTCCAGCAGGGCGGCGACCTTGACCGCGCCCAGGCCGGGCACGGCCTTCAGCAGCTGCGTGACCTTCGTCTTGCCGATGGTCTTGTTCTCCTTGGCCTGCTTGAGCACCTTGTCGATGCTCTCCTTGCCGGACTTGATCGACGCAAGCAGCTCGGAGCGCGCTTTGCGAGCCTCAGCCGCCTTGGCGAGGGCATCGGCGCGCTGCTCCGGAGTCAACGTGGGCAGAGCCAACGTAGTAGTCCTTTCATCTCAGGTCTCCGCTTTCGCGGCCGACGGCCTTTGAACCATGCTTGCAAGAGCAAGCGCTGGCCAGCCGTCTCTGTACCACGGCTCCAGTAAACGCCACCCGTTCCTCGGCCGTGAAACCGACACGCACTTATTACCCCTCGACCACGCCGCGGGCAACCCGCCCCAGCCTGCGGAAACACGCCGTTCGGGCGGCGATTCGCCCGTGTTCATCACCCTTATGAGCGATGTCCGGACTTCGCCCTGTCAGCCATTTTTCGTTTCATGGCAGGAGAAATACGAATCGTCGACGATCTTGCCCCGAACCGGGGAACACCCGTTAGCGCGACACTGTGACCGAACGGTTGCCTGTGATGTTACTGACCGGTTCACCCCTCCCGGATTAGAGTCGGCGCAACCCCAGTTCACCGGAGAACGAGCACTACGGGAGTACACGATGTTGAGCACGATGCAGGACGGACAGCTGTCACTGGGCAAGCTGCTCCGCCACGGCACCACGGTGCACTCCGCGAGCGAAGTCATCACCTGGACCGGTTCAGAAGCCCGCCGGGAGACCTACGGCGAACTCGGCAGGCACGCCGCCCGCCTCGCGAACGCGCTCCGGGGCCTCGGCATCACCGGTGACCAGCGCGTCGGCACCTTCATGTGGAACAACGCCGAGCACATGGCCGCGTACGTGGCCATCCCCGCCATGGGCGCCGTGCTGCACACGCTCAACATCCGGCTGTTCCCCGAACAGCTGGTCTTCGTCGCCAACCACGCCGAGGACCAGGTCGTGATCGTCGACGGCACGCTGGTCCCGCTGCTGGCCAAGCAGCTGCCCGAGCTGAAGACCGTGCGTCACGTCATCGTGGCCAACGGAGACGCCTCCACGCTGACGGCACCGGACGGCGTCCAGGTGCACTCCTACGACGAGCTGCTGGCAGGCCAGCCGGACACCTTCGACTGGCCCGACGTGGACGAGCGGTCCGCCGCCGCGATGTGTTACACCTCGGGCACCACGGGTGACCCGAAGGGCGTCGCGTACTCCCACCGGTCGATCTGGCTGCACTCGATGCAGGTCACGATGTCCGACAGCATGCGGCTGGCCCAGCACGACAAGGCCCTCGCGATCGTCCCGATGTTCCACGCGATGGCCTGGGGCATGCCGTACGCGGCGTTGATGGTCGGCGCCTCGCTGCTGATGCCGGACCGGTTCCTCCAGCCCGCCCCGATCGCGCAGATGCTCGGCGTCGAGAAGCCGACCTTCGCCGGCGCCGTCCCGACGATCTGGCAGGGCCTGCTGTCCCACCTCGACGCGAACCCGCAGGACATCTCCCATCTGCGTGAGGTCGTCGTCGGCGGCTCGGCCGCGCCGCCGTCGCTGATGCACGCCTTCGAAGACCGCTACGGCGTGCCGATCCTGCACGCCTGGGGCATGACCGAGACGTCGCCACTGGGCAGCGTCGCGCGTCCGCCCGCCGCCGCGACCGGCGAGAAGGCGTGGGACTACCGCTACACCCAGGGCCGGTTCCCGGCGTCCGTCAGCGCCAGGCTGATCGGCGACGACGGCGAAGAACTGCCGTGGGACAACGAAAGCGTCGGCGAGCTCGAGGTGCAGGGCCCGTGGATCGCGGCGTCGTACCACAGCGGCACGAGCGGTGACGAGCCCGATCCGGAAAAATTCCACGACGGCTGGCTCCGCACCGGCGACGTCGGCAAGATCAGCCCGGACGGCTATCTCACGCTGACCGACCGCGCGAAGGACGTCATCAAGTCCGGCGGCGAGTGGATCTCCTCGGTGGACCTGGAAAACCAGGTGATGGCGCATCCCGCGGTGGCCGAGGCGGCGGTGGTCGGCATCCCCGACGAGAAGTGGGACGAGCGGCCGCTGGTCGCCGTCGTGCTCAAGGAGGGCCAGGACGTCACGGCCGAGGAACTGCGCGAGTTCCTGTCCGACAAGGTCGCGAAGTGGCAGCTTCCGGAGAATTGGACCTTTGTGGACGAAGTCCCGAAGACCAGCGTCGGCAAGTTCGACAAGAAGCGGCTGCGGGCGTTCCACTCCGAAGGCAAACTCGACGTCAGTCAGCTCTAACGGGTTAATCTCCCGCGCGCCTGCCGTTCCGTGAAGGCCACCGTGTTTTACAAAGACACAGGGCCATGTTGGCGATGTGCCTCAGGGACTCCGGTCCCCGTTAGGTGGCCTTCACGGCATTCGGCGAAGGGTTTTCGGTGCGTAAGGCGAACAGGCGAGCGTTCCTGGCGATGGCGGGGACCACCGCGCTCTCCGCCTGTGGGTCCAACACCGTCCAAACCGGAAACCCGCCCCCTTCGACGGCCTACTCCGCCGGGGTGACCGAGCCGAAGCCGCAACCCGTGGACCTCACGCAGTGGTACCACCCGTATCCCGAAGCCGGTGTCCAAGAAGCCGTCACGCGCTACGCGGCCGCGTACCACAAGTCCGAGGTCGCGGTGCGGTGGAATCCCGACGACTACGAGACGAAACTGAACGCCGCGCTGCAAACAGGGCCGGTCCCGGACGTCTTCGAAGGCCAGGTCACCGTCGATCGCGTCCGGCAGAACCTCCTCTTGCCGCTCGACGACGTCGTCGGCCCCGTGCGCGGGGATTTCCCTCCCTCCGTCTTGGCGGCACAGACGGTCGACGGCAGGCTTTACGGCATCCCCCAGGCACTGGACGCCCAGGTTCTCTTCTACCGCAAGAGTTTCCTGCAGGAGGCCGGGGCGCAGCCGCCGCAGACGCTCGGTGAACTCGTCGACGCGGCGAGGAAACTGTCCAGGGACGGCGTCAAAGGACTGTTCGCCGGCAACGACGCGGGCGCGGCGGCGCTGGCCGGACCACTGCTGTGGTCGGCCGGGCTCGACTACGTCAAGGACGGCAAGTCGGTCGGTTTCGACGATCCACGCGCCGCCACGACCTTCGCGAAACTCCACGAGCTCAACGGTTCGCTGCTGTTCGGCGGTTCGACGGACTGGGCGGATCCGCTCCCGTTCATCGACGGGCTCACCGCCATGCAGTGGACCTGGCTGTGGAACCTGCCGAAGATCCAGGACGCCGTGAAGGACGACTTCGGGATCCTGGCCTTCCCGCGGCTCGACGCGGCGGGCGCGCCGTCCGTCCCGGTCAGCGGGCTGAGCGCGATGGTGCACTCCAAGAGCCTGAACCCCGACGCCGCCAAGGACTTCGTCAAGTGGCTGTGGCTGGAACGCACCGACTTCCAGCAGGAGTTCGCCACCGAGTTCGGTTTCCACCTGCCCGCGCGGCTGAGCGTGCTCGACAAGGTCGCCGCGGCGGCCGACGCGGCGAAGCTGGTCAAGGAGAACGGCCGCGCCGCCGGTCCACTGTGGACTCCGGTGGCGAACACCGCGCTCGTCGACGCGCTGGGCCGGATCGCCCGTGACGGCGCGGATCCGGTCGCCGAGACGAAGGCCGCGGTCGAGGCCGTCAAAGCCGAACTGGGTCGCCTGTCCGCGTGAGCCGCCGCGAACGGACGTAGGCGACGATCAGGACCATCGACAGGATCACCGCGCCGCCGTCGGTGACCAGCGTCGGCAGCACGCCTGGCCAGCCGTGTTCGGCGATCGCGGCGCGGTGGACTTCGAACGGCACGACGTACACGCCGGCCGCCTGGCCGATGTTGACCGC encodes the following:
- a CDS encoding extracellular solute-binding protein translates to MRKANRRAFLAMAGTTALSACGSNTVQTGNPPPSTAYSAGVTEPKPQPVDLTQWYHPYPEAGVQEAVTRYAAAYHKSEVAVRWNPDDYETKLNAALQTGPVPDVFEGQVTVDRVRQNLLLPLDDVVGPVRGDFPPSVLAAQTVDGRLYGIPQALDAQVLFYRKSFLQEAGAQPPQTLGELVDAARKLSRDGVKGLFAGNDAGAAALAGPLLWSAGLDYVKDGKSVGFDDPRAATTFAKLHELNGSLLFGGSTDWADPLPFIDGLTAMQWTWLWNLPKIQDAVKDDFGILAFPRLDAAGAPSVPVSGLSAMVHSKSLNPDAAKDFVKWLWLERTDFQQEFATEFGFHLPARLSVLDKVAAAADAAKLVKENGRAAGPLWTPVANTALVDALGRIARDGADPVAETKAAVEAVKAELGRLSA